In Anthocerotibacter panamensis C109, the sequence CCAATGCCACAGGCGGTGGCAGCCTATTCACCAAACCTGCTGACAACATCGGGCAAAAATCTTTTCCCGACTATGTGGCCTATGCCAATCAGTACCTCTATACGATCAATATTCCGGGCTGCCCTGTTCCCGGCAGAATGTTTGTCGGTCAGCGCAAAGACCCCTTCGTGGTCAACCTCGGAGAAGTGTTTGACTTGGTCAACCTCAATCCCCTCGGCCCGGTCAATAGTCGCCCCAATATCATTGATGATAAAAACGTCACTTCCTTGATTTTGGAAGTGTCGGCCAGTTGCCTCACGGCAGGCGGTGACCCGGTGATTGGGGGCTGGACCGTGTCGAGTGCCCCAGCCAATCGCGTCCTCAACCCGAGCGCTACCTATATCAAGCCCGCCAGCGAAACCGGTCCTCTGGTGCAACAATCGCGCCTCGCCAATCCCCTGGTCAACGAAGTGGTCATCGGGCTCAAAGACAAGAACCTCTTCAATGCCAGTAGACCGCAGAACGACGCACAATTCGCCGACTATGTGACCAATCCCACGCTGCCTGCGCTGATTGAAGCGCTCTTTGGCGTCACTGCGCCCACGGTCTTCCCGCGCAACGACTTAGTGCAGGTCTTCCTGACGGGTGTGCCCGGTCTCAATCAACCCCGGTCGGTGGTACCTGCGGAAATGATGCGCCTCAACACCAGCATCCCGGCGGTCGCAGCAG encodes:
- a CDS encoding DUF4331 domain-containing protein; translated protein: MRTRRLFTALMALSLSTMPAWASSHREAPFIAQQPKLDGTDFYLFNSYETGRTGFVTMVANYLPLQDAYGGPNYFTLDPKARYDINIDSNGDAKPDISFQFRFNNNLQDAALNIGGKLISIPLFNFAPTTLISNGLNVNESFTVNVVRGNQTRTITNATGGGSLFTKPADNIGQKSFPDYVAYANQYLYTINIPGCPVPGRMFVGQRKDPFVVNLGEVFDLVNLNPLGPVNSRPNIIDDKNVTSLILEVSASCLTAGGDPVIGGWTVSSAPANRVLNPSATYIKPASETGPLVQQSRLANPLVNEVVIGLKDKNLFNASRPQNDAQFADYVTNPTLPALIEALFGVTAPTVFPRNDLVQVFLTGVPGLNQPRSVVPAEMMRLNTSIPAVAAASQNNLGVIGGDLAGYPNGRRPGDDVVDISLRAVMGVLLPLDQAPSGQLPYTDGAFVDASFFDQTFPYIKPPLPGSPAS